A single Nicotiana tabacum cultivar K326 chromosome 5, ASM71507v2, whole genome shotgun sequence DNA region contains:
- the LOC107787379 gene encoding two-component response regulator ARR11-like produces MMENSKTTAGFSSPRSDNFPAGLRVLVVDDDPTWLKILEKMLKKCSYEVTVCGLAREALNLLRERKDGFDIVISDVNMPDMDGFKLLEHVGLEMDLPVIMMSVDGETSRVMKGVQHGACDYLLKPIRMKELRNIWQHVLRKRMHEARDIGNHEMDQFDEVWMLNGTELLSGKKRKDFDNEKEISDSRCVDSSSMKKARVVWTVDLHQKFVKAVNQIGFDKAGPKKILDLMGVPWLTRENVASHLQKYRLYLTRLQKENEVKASFCGMKHPNVSSKENSPQNPVDVCADVINDKCSGVSGDKAIVQNGKANIYESKVKGVVSMPVAEPRSVVGDNFGSKTSLSDSFALINTDVKSLNVPTPYCFTGEAPQPQYKQDFKPRFPSCTQPTCSLNFVPSHEVRDRVSSKENKPSFFKSRSGVGKLSALEAIQPVSHQINFHALEQIPSTTWSMTSQNVDQNLVNGLQSSPGNLTLGSGSVVASLGEDASIQGECFPAYYGLRNIQQFDYSDPQTISGVPTCLYDTLRFDYEYPNDSLEGIVLDQGLFIV; encoded by the exons ATGATGGAGAATAGTAAGACCACTGCAGGGTTTTCTTCTCCAAGAAGTGATAATTTCCCGGCTGGTCTACGGGttcttgttgttgatgatgatcctACCTGGTTGAAAATTCTTGAAAAGATGCTTAAGAAGTGCTCTTATGAAG TGACGGTATGTGGTCTAGCACGAGAGGCTCTGAATCTGCTCCGAGAAAGAAAGGATGGGTTTGACATTGTGATTAGTGATGTTAACATGCCTGACATGGATGGATTTAAGCTTCTTGAGCATGTTGGACTTGAGATGGATCTTCCTGTCATAA TGATGTCTGTCGATGGAGAAACAAGCAGGGTGATGAAGGGCGTTCAACACGGTGCATGTGATTATCTCTTGAAGCCTATACGGATGAAAGAACTTAGAAACATATGGCAGCATGTCCTCAGAAAAAGGATGCACGAGGCAAGGGACATCGGAAACCATGAAATGGACCAATTTGATGAAGTGTGGATGCTTAATGGAACTGAACTCCTTTCGGGCAAGAAGAGAAAAGATTTtgacaatgaaaaagaaattTCTGATTCAAGATGTGTTGATTCTTCTTCCATGAAGAAAGCCAGAGTAGTTTGGACTGTAGATCTTCATCAGAAATTTGTCAAAGCCGTAAACCAGATTGGATTTGACA AAGCTGGTCCCAAGAAGATACTGGACTTGATGGGTGTTCCATGGTTGACTAGAGAAAATGTTGCTAGCCACTTACAG AAGTATCGCCTATACTTGACTAGGTTGCAGAAAGAAAATGAAGTCAAAGCTTCATTTTGTGGGATGAAGCATCCGAATGTTTCTTCTAAAGAAAATTCTCCTCAGAATCCAGTGGATGTGTGCGCTGATGTTATAAATGACAAGTGTAGTGGTGTTTCTGGAGACAAGGCTATTGTTCAAAATGGGAAGGCCAACATATATGAGAGCAAGGTAAAGGGTGTTGTTTCAATGCCAGTAGCAGAGCCTAGGTCTGTGGTTGGAGATAACTTTGGTTCAAAGACAAGCCTCAGTGATTCCTTTGCATTGATCAATACCGATGTAAAAAGTCTCAATGTACCCACTCCATATTGCTTTACTGGAGAAGCTCCACAACCTCAATACAAACAAGATTTCAAACCACGTTTTCCGTCTTGCACACAACCAACTTGTTCTCTCAACTTTGTACCTTCTCATGAAGTGAGGGACAGAGTTTCCAGTAAAGAAAATAAGCCTTCTTTCTTCAAGAGCAGAAGTGGAGTAGGAAAATTATCTGCATTGGAAGCCATTCAACCTGTGAGCCATCAAATAAATTTTCATGCTCTTGAGCAAATTCCAAGTACTACATGGAGTATGACGAGTCAAAATGTAGATCAAAATCTAGTCAATGGTCTGCAATCAAGCCCAGGAAATCTAACTTTGGGAAGTGGATCAGTTGTTGCATCTCTAGGTGAGGATGCTTCTATTCAAGGTGAATGTTTTCCAGCTTATTATGGACTTCGGAACATACAACAATTTGACTACAGTGATCCACAAACCatttctggagttccaacatgcTTGTATGATACATTGAGGTTTGATTATGAGTATCCAAATGATTCATTGGAAGGTATTGTGTTGGACCAAGGTCTGTTCATAGTCTAA
- the LOC107787378 gene encoding uncharacterized protein LOC107787378 isoform X2 produces the protein MGESTSACLVWSFSQPSQERSEGDPLRALTASVSFGRFMNESLAWEKWSSFTHNRYQEEVEKYSRPGSVAEKKAYFEAQFKRAAAKKAAALLEQQNAAVGVSTDLNVTNQINVHSTVDSELTGTSSYVGADEAQREEGDVTNQPIDDSPMKFEFTENGSYGVTEEAQGGEDHLNVTNPNLDHCTTCSELPENSSYVGVEEAQGNDGDNTSSFGSYATHEKSNLELAETENSAEQSYPTENEVKSLNQAENVVVEVNENIVQLKKKKKKTQTKNAFMAGDSVLSLKKKPLSSTSRLTNNNESSKLRSRVKPMTTLPLKVTDNRKNGKDLIDKKRSNPKSLQTLIKFSSHKEETNKTLSPILEKIVNSRLVRSVTKTSKDGKVQETSALASVSGISKRISETPQRENRRTRTKLDQPFCRSDTEKGELLSHSGNFESINENGNRTCSRTVFSPFSLRSEERAAKRREFFQKLEQKPNTKEAKKQQLHAKPKEKATSSSKVLISRAKPNPSIHHERESFTNQTKKEKATSSSKVLISRAKPNPSIHHERESFTNQTKKEKATRSSKVLTSRAKPNAGIQLERESFANQTKKEKATSSSKVLTSRAKPNASIQHERESFTNQMKKEKATSSSKVLTSRAKPIESIHHEREPSSNQMKKEKATICRFKELTSRAKPNASIHHERESSSHQMKKMPQQPCSPKLSRKPVSEVQDNKSRQPWRLLGKPYGSKDVKRENNLPNHFPVKANTE, from the exons GGAGACCCTTTACGTGCACTAACAGCATCAGTATCATTTGGAAGATTTATGAATGAATCCCTGGCTTGGGAGAAGTGGTCATCGTTTACTCACAATCGGTATCAAGAGGAAGTTGAGAAGTACTCAAGGCCTGGTTCAGTTGCTGAGAAGAAAGCTTACTTTGAGGCTCAATTCAAGAGAGCAGCTGCTAAAAAAGCAGCAGCTTTGCTCGAGCAGCAGAATGCAGCAGTTGGTGTGTCAACTGATCTGAATGTGACAAATCAAATCAATGTTCATTCCACAGTGGACTCTGAGTTGACAGGGACTAGCAGTTATGTGGGTGCTGATGAAGCACAGAGAGAAGAGGGGGATGTGACAAATCAACCCATTGATGATTCCCCAATGAAATTTGAGTTCACAGAGAATGGCAGCTATGGGGTCACTGAAGAAGCACAGGGAGGAGAGGACCATCTAAATGTGACAAATCCAAACCTTGACCATTGCACAACCTGCTCTGAGTTGCCAGAGAATAGCAGCTATGTGGGCGTTGAAGAAGCGCAGGGAAATGATGGGGATAATACATCTTCTTTTGGCAGCTATGCTACTCACGAAAAAAGTAACTTAGAACTTGCTGAGACTGAAAACTCAGCAGAACAATCTTATCCAACAGAGAATGAAGTCAAGTCATTGAATCAGGCGGAAAATGTTGTTGTAGAGGTCAATGAGAATATAGTCcaactgaagaagaagaagaagaagacgcaaACAAAG AATGCTTTTATGGCGGGAGACTCTGTGCTTTCACTGAAGAAGAAACCACTGTCCTCAACGAGTAGATTAACAAATAACAACGAATCATCAAAGTTGAGATCTCGTGTCAAACCGATGACAACTCTGCCACTGAAAGTGACTGATAATAGAAAGAATGGAAAAGACTTGATTGACAAAAAGCGGTCAAATCCAAAATCTCTTCAGACGCTAATCAAATTTTCTTCTCACAAAGAGGAAACAAATAAAACATTGTCTCCAATTCTTGAGAAGATAGTGAATTCAAGACTTGTCAGATCCGTCACCAAAACATCTAAAGACGGCAAAGTTCAAGAGACTTCAGCTCTG GCATCTGTAAGTGGGATATCAAAGCGCATTTCTGAAACCCCTCAACGAGAAAATAGAAG GACTAGAACAAAGCTTGACCAACCATTCTGTAGAAGCGACACAGAAAAGGGTGAATTGCTATCACACTCAGG AAATTTCGAATCAATAAACGAGAATGGAAACAGAACATGTTCCCGTACTGTATTTTCTCCTTTCAGCTTAAGAAGTGAAGAAAGAGCAGCAAAACGAAGAGAG TTCTTTCAGAAGCTAGAACAAAAGCCGAACACAAAGGAAGCAAAAAAGCAGCAGTTACATGCAAAACCAAAG GAGAAAGCCACCAGCAGTTCTAAAGTGCTTATATCAAGAGCTAAACCAAATCCAAGCATTCATCATGAaagagaatcatttaccaatcAAACGAAAAAG GAGAAAGCCACCAGCAGTTCTAAAGTGCTTATATCAAGAGCTAAACCAAATCCAAGCATTCATCATGAaagagaatcatttaccaatcAAACGAAAAAG GAGAAAGCCACTAGAAGTTCTAAAGTGCTTACATCAAGAGCTAAACCAAATGCAGGCATTCAGCTTGAAAGAGAATCATTTGCTAATCAAACGAAAAAG GAGAAAGCCACTAGTAGTTCTAAAGTGCTTACATCAAGAGCTAAACCAAATGCAAGCATTCAGCATGAAAGAGAATCATTTACTAATCAAATGAAAAAG GAGAAAGCCACTAGTAGTTCTAAAGTGCTTACATCAAGAGCTAAACCAATTGAAAGCATTCATCATGAAAGAGAACCATCAAGTAATCAAATGAAGAAG GAGAAAGCTACTATTTGTAGGTTTAAAGAGCTTACATCAAGAGCTAAACCAAATGCAAGCATTCATCATGAAAGAGAATCGTCAAGTCATCAAATGAAGAAG ATGCCGCAGCAACCTTGCTCGCCAAAACTCAGTaggaagccagtgtcagaagtcCAGGACAACAAAAGTCGACAACCCTGGAGGCTTTTGGGGAAACCTTATGGATCAAAAGATGTTAAAAGGGAAAACAACCTTCCAAATCATTTCCCAGTGAAAG CTAATACAGAATAA
- the LOC107787378 gene encoding uncharacterized protein LOC107787378 isoform X1 produces MGESTSACLVWSFSQPSQERSEGDPLRALTASVSFGRFMNESLAWEKWSSFTHNRYQEEVEKYSRPGSVAEKKAYFEAQFKRAAAKKAAALLEQQNAAVGVSTDLNVTNQINVHSTVDSELTGTSSYVGADEAQREEGDVTNQPIDDSPMKFEFTENGSYGVTEEAQGGEDHLNVTNPNLDHCTTCSELPENSSYVGVEEAQGNDGDNTSSFGSYATHEKSNLELAETENSAEQSYPTENEVKSLNQAENVVVEVNENIVQLKKKKKKTQTKNAFMAGDSVLSLKKKPLSSTSRLTNNNESSKLRSRVKPMTTLPLKVTDNRKNGKDLIDKKRSNPKSLQTLIKFSSHKEETNKTLSPILEKIVNSRLVRSVTKTSKDGKVQETSALASVSGISKRISETPQRENRRTRTKLDQPFCRSDTEKGELLSHSGNFESINENGNRTCSRTVFSPFSLRSEERAAKRREFFQKLEQKPNTKEAKKQQLHAKPKEKATSSSKVLISRAKPNPSIHHERESFTNQTKKEKATSSSKVLISRAKPNPSIHHERESFTNQTKKEKATRSSKVLTSRAKPNAGIQLERESFANQTKKEKATSSSKVLTSRAKPNASIQHERESFTNQMKKEKATSSSKVLTSRAKPIESIHHEREPSSNQMKKEKATICRFKELTSRAKPNASIHHERESSSHQMKKMPQQPCSPKLSRKPVSEVQDNKSRQPWRLLGKPYGSKDVKRENNLPNHFPVKGRSHNPKSFISGSTQENASPNIQV; encoded by the exons GGAGACCCTTTACGTGCACTAACAGCATCAGTATCATTTGGAAGATTTATGAATGAATCCCTGGCTTGGGAGAAGTGGTCATCGTTTACTCACAATCGGTATCAAGAGGAAGTTGAGAAGTACTCAAGGCCTGGTTCAGTTGCTGAGAAGAAAGCTTACTTTGAGGCTCAATTCAAGAGAGCAGCTGCTAAAAAAGCAGCAGCTTTGCTCGAGCAGCAGAATGCAGCAGTTGGTGTGTCAACTGATCTGAATGTGACAAATCAAATCAATGTTCATTCCACAGTGGACTCTGAGTTGACAGGGACTAGCAGTTATGTGGGTGCTGATGAAGCACAGAGAGAAGAGGGGGATGTGACAAATCAACCCATTGATGATTCCCCAATGAAATTTGAGTTCACAGAGAATGGCAGCTATGGGGTCACTGAAGAAGCACAGGGAGGAGAGGACCATCTAAATGTGACAAATCCAAACCTTGACCATTGCACAACCTGCTCTGAGTTGCCAGAGAATAGCAGCTATGTGGGCGTTGAAGAAGCGCAGGGAAATGATGGGGATAATACATCTTCTTTTGGCAGCTATGCTACTCACGAAAAAAGTAACTTAGAACTTGCTGAGACTGAAAACTCAGCAGAACAATCTTATCCAACAGAGAATGAAGTCAAGTCATTGAATCAGGCGGAAAATGTTGTTGTAGAGGTCAATGAGAATATAGTCcaactgaagaagaagaagaagaagacgcaaACAAAG AATGCTTTTATGGCGGGAGACTCTGTGCTTTCACTGAAGAAGAAACCACTGTCCTCAACGAGTAGATTAACAAATAACAACGAATCATCAAAGTTGAGATCTCGTGTCAAACCGATGACAACTCTGCCACTGAAAGTGACTGATAATAGAAAGAATGGAAAAGACTTGATTGACAAAAAGCGGTCAAATCCAAAATCTCTTCAGACGCTAATCAAATTTTCTTCTCACAAAGAGGAAACAAATAAAACATTGTCTCCAATTCTTGAGAAGATAGTGAATTCAAGACTTGTCAGATCCGTCACCAAAACATCTAAAGACGGCAAAGTTCAAGAGACTTCAGCTCTG GCATCTGTAAGTGGGATATCAAAGCGCATTTCTGAAACCCCTCAACGAGAAAATAGAAG GACTAGAACAAAGCTTGACCAACCATTCTGTAGAAGCGACACAGAAAAGGGTGAATTGCTATCACACTCAGG AAATTTCGAATCAATAAACGAGAATGGAAACAGAACATGTTCCCGTACTGTATTTTCTCCTTTCAGCTTAAGAAGTGAAGAAAGAGCAGCAAAACGAAGAGAG TTCTTTCAGAAGCTAGAACAAAAGCCGAACACAAAGGAAGCAAAAAAGCAGCAGTTACATGCAAAACCAAAG GAGAAAGCCACCAGCAGTTCTAAAGTGCTTATATCAAGAGCTAAACCAAATCCAAGCATTCATCATGAaagagaatcatttaccaatcAAACGAAAAAG GAGAAAGCCACCAGCAGTTCTAAAGTGCTTATATCAAGAGCTAAACCAAATCCAAGCATTCATCATGAaagagaatcatttaccaatcAAACGAAAAAG GAGAAAGCCACTAGAAGTTCTAAAGTGCTTACATCAAGAGCTAAACCAAATGCAGGCATTCAGCTTGAAAGAGAATCATTTGCTAATCAAACGAAAAAG GAGAAAGCCACTAGTAGTTCTAAAGTGCTTACATCAAGAGCTAAACCAAATGCAAGCATTCAGCATGAAAGAGAATCATTTACTAATCAAATGAAAAAG GAGAAAGCCACTAGTAGTTCTAAAGTGCTTACATCAAGAGCTAAACCAATTGAAAGCATTCATCATGAAAGAGAACCATCAAGTAATCAAATGAAGAAG GAGAAAGCTACTATTTGTAGGTTTAAAGAGCTTACATCAAGAGCTAAACCAAATGCAAGCATTCATCATGAAAGAGAATCGTCAAGTCATCAAATGAAGAAG ATGCCGCAGCAACCTTGCTCGCCAAAACTCAGTaggaagccagtgtcagaagtcCAGGACAACAAAAGTCGACAACCCTGGAGGCTTTTGGGGAAACCTTATGGATCAAAAGATGTTAAAAGGGAAAACAACCTTCCAAATCATTTCCCAGTGAAAGGTAGATCACACAATCCCAAATCATTTATCAGTGGGAGTACGCAGGAAAATGCTTCGCCAAATATCCAAGTTTAA